In one window of Pseudomonas sp. IAC-BECa141 DNA:
- a CDS encoding ATP-binding protein, producing MNSFNELNSASVLRFGPYAFHLRQRLILEGDRQLRMGGRALDILQVLVERAGRVVSKEQLIALVWPTSVVEEINLRVHIAALRRALGDGENGQRYIVNVPQCGYSFVAPVQGDSVAQVVFESLQAPQHNLPARLTPVTGRDSLVGGLVRQLPLSRLLTVTGPAGVGKSTVALRAAELLLQHFRDGVWQVDLSLVDEDTPLLDYLLKTLDIDFPTLAARHALLVLDNCEHLHEACRSLLETLLDVSPRLSILATSREPLRLGLEVLQPLPSLTLPKATALNSVDEVMGYSAVQLFVSRARARQHGFGLREQDLETVRDICRRLDGLPLAIELAAAQIDALALVGLQTQLDQGLQVLSHGRRTAVPRHQSMKAALDWSYQRLSEQEKRVLQRLSVFKMAFTLDAAIGVISCAQLPPSTLVAVVERLASKSLLTMDRSSGTLRYRMLNTTRRYAREQLEQSGELNDVERRHARYLGRTRPASRSRLTAQFVEQ from the coding sequence ATGAACAGCTTCAACGAATTGAACTCGGCGTCGGTCCTGCGTTTCGGGCCGTACGCGTTCCATTTGCGTCAACGGCTGATCCTCGAAGGGGATCGGCAATTGCGCATGGGCGGTCGTGCGCTGGACATTCTGCAGGTGCTGGTCGAGCGCGCCGGGCGGGTGGTCAGCAAAGAGCAGTTGATTGCTCTGGTGTGGCCGACCTCGGTGGTCGAGGAGATCAACCTGCGGGTGCACATCGCCGCGTTGCGCCGGGCCCTCGGCGACGGCGAGAACGGTCAACGCTACATCGTCAATGTGCCGCAATGCGGGTACAGCTTCGTGGCACCGGTGCAGGGCGACAGCGTTGCTCAGGTGGTTTTCGAAAGCCTGCAAGCGCCCCAGCACAACTTGCCCGCACGGCTGACACCGGTCACCGGGCGCGACTCACTGGTCGGCGGTCTGGTCCGGCAACTGCCGTTGTCCCGGCTCCTGACGGTGACGGGACCTGCCGGCGTCGGCAAAAGCACCGTGGCGCTGCGCGCAGCGGAATTGCTGCTGCAACATTTTCGTGACGGCGTTTGGCAGGTCGATCTCTCGCTGGTCGACGAAGATACTCCGCTCCTCGATTACCTGCTGAAAACCCTCGACATCGACTTCCCCACACTGGCCGCGCGCCACGCCTTGCTGGTGCTGGACAACTGCGAGCACCTGCACGAAGCCTGCCGGAGCCTGCTGGAAACGTTGCTCGACGTTTCCCCCCGTCTGTCGATTCTTGCCACCAGCCGCGAACCGTTGCGTCTCGGTCTGGAAGTATTGCAACCACTGCCGTCCCTGACCCTTCCCAAAGCCACGGCGCTTAACAGCGTCGATGAGGTCATGGGCTATTCGGCGGTGCAGCTGTTTGTCAGTCGTGCCCGTGCGCGTCAACACGGGTTCGGTCTGCGTGAGCAGGATCTGGAAACGGTGCGCGATATCTGTCGACGACTCGACGGCCTGCCGCTGGCGATCGAACTGGCAGCGGCGCAGATCGATGCGCTGGCGCTGGTCGGCCTTCAGACGCAACTGGATCAAGGTCTGCAAGTCCTGAGTCACGGTCGCCGCACCGCCGTGCCACGCCATCAGTCGATGAAGGCTGCGCTGGACTGGAGCTATCAGCGCTTGAGCGAGCAGGAAAAACGAGTGCTGCAAAGGTTATCGGTGTTCAAGATGGCATTCACCCTGGACGCCGCCATCGGCGTGATCAGTTGTGCCCAATTACCACCCTCGACGCTGGTGGCTGTGGTTGAACGGTTGGCGTCCAAGTCGCTGCTGACAATGGATCGATCCAGCGGAACACTGCGCTATCGAATGCTCAACACCACGCGCCGATACGCCCGCGAGCAACTCGAGCAGAGCGGCGAACTGAACGATGTCGAGCGTCGGCACGCGCGTTACCTTGGCCGCACACGGCCAGCCTCACGCAGCCGGCTGACCGCCCAATTCGTCGAGCAGTAA
- a CDS encoding ATP-binding protein: MSLSPNQAIGFGPYRIHPGQRLVLEGDQPLRLGRRAMDILLILLANAGEVVSKQQLIAGVWPDSVVEDINLRVHMAALRKALGDGQNGQRYIITVAQRGYSFVAPVVLQSIEQRPAATHLGQHNLPLRRTRMIGRQSVVDSLITQLPRQRCITLVGPGGIGKTTVALRVAEQLIGRYRNGIRLLDLAPLDDPASICSHLAALLDLSLHDSEPMACLINSLRERQMLLVIDNCEHLIDAVALLSESILRGAPQVHILATSRESLRAEGEYVQRLESLDCPPPIAVLERDQAMGFSALQLFVERAMAAHEHFEPGNADLPSIIEICRRLDGIPLALELAAAQVAGLGLDGLLSQLQGRLPAGNQTRLGRHETLRATLDWSFNLLNACEQTGLRRLSVFRGAFTLESAAAVIVGQHIEPNEVFASITQLVAKSLLTVEVGDEEVFYRLLDTTRRYALEKLDQAAELGETRERHAERSLALMHQAQADWENTATEVWIERYARSLEDLRAALDWTLNDEGSRPLGVRLTATSAPLWQELSLLKEYGVHVRRALALLASSDEPCPRLEIALKLALGSACYHTWGGTPETIEAFVSARLLAQRHDDMAGQLRAISGHMAVNLSCGHYQMALEQSEQFESLGVHGDAQLSLSTHRLRVLALHYAGDQHQARIHAEQVIQRMAHSGHLNRFTHGFGVQYDQSVASLTVLARVLWLQGFPEQAWRTARQALDIAVQINHGTSICYTLALASCLIAHYNGDVQNARALLQLLLEQAQKHSVLLFYTWARHYAQVIDADKAPATPPADSGLVREIMVTLDPVFVDDALLERAQSGAAGWSTAEILRARAERLLAAESPCHHTVESALQQSLEIARAQGALAWELRSATSLARLWQRQSRFREALQLLTPIYQRFTEGYATPDLRKVRLLLDELGGQPAA; the protein is encoded by the coding sequence TTGAGTCTTTCCCCGAATCAGGCCATCGGTTTCGGCCCCTATCGGATCCACCCCGGCCAGCGGCTGGTGCTTGAAGGCGACCAGCCTTTGCGCCTGGGCCGGCGTGCCATGGACATTCTGCTGATCCTGCTGGCCAACGCCGGCGAGGTGGTGAGCAAGCAGCAACTGATCGCCGGGGTATGGCCGGACAGCGTGGTGGAAGACATCAATCTGCGAGTGCACATGGCCGCGCTGCGCAAGGCCCTCGGCGACGGTCAGAACGGCCAGCGCTATATCATCACCGTTGCGCAACGCGGTTACAGTTTCGTCGCGCCGGTCGTGCTGCAATCGATTGAACAACGCCCTGCCGCCACCCACCTCGGCCAGCATAACCTGCCACTGCGTCGCACGCGGATGATCGGTCGCCAGTCGGTGGTCGACAGCCTGATCACCCAACTGCCGCGCCAGCGCTGCATCACCCTGGTCGGCCCCGGTGGCATCGGCAAAACTACCGTGGCCCTGCGCGTCGCCGAGCAACTGATCGGCCGTTATCGCAACGGTATTCGTCTACTGGATCTGGCACCGCTCGATGACCCTGCTTCGATCTGCTCGCACCTCGCCGCCCTGTTGGATCTTTCGCTGCACGACAGTGAACCGATGGCATGCCTGATCAACAGTCTGCGAGAGCGGCAGATGCTGCTGGTGATCGACAACTGCGAGCATTTGATCGATGCCGTGGCATTGCTCAGTGAAAGCATTCTGCGCGGCGCGCCGCAGGTGCATATTCTGGCCACCAGCCGCGAAAGCCTGCGAGCCGAGGGCGAGTATGTGCAGCGCCTGGAGTCTCTTGATTGTCCACCGCCGATTGCGGTGCTCGAACGTGATCAGGCGATGGGGTTTTCTGCGCTGCAACTGTTCGTCGAACGGGCGATGGCGGCCCACGAACACTTTGAGCCGGGCAACGCTGATCTGCCCTCGATCATCGAAATCTGCCGCCGACTGGATGGCATCCCGCTGGCACTGGAACTGGCTGCCGCGCAGGTGGCGGGCCTTGGGCTGGACGGTTTGCTGAGTCAACTTCAGGGGCGGTTGCCGGCAGGCAATCAGACGCGTCTCGGCAGGCACGAAACGCTGCGCGCTACGCTGGACTGGAGCTTCAATCTGCTCAACGCCTGCGAACAGACCGGCCTGCGCCGATTGAGTGTGTTCCGTGGCGCCTTCACGCTGGAATCTGCGGCGGCGGTCATCGTCGGTCAGCACATCGAGCCGAACGAAGTGTTCGCCTCGATCACGCAACTGGTGGCCAAGTCGCTGCTCACCGTAGAGGTCGGTGATGAAGAGGTGTTCTATCGCCTGCTCGACACCACCCGCCGCTATGCACTGGAAAAACTTGATCAGGCTGCCGAGCTCGGCGAAACCCGCGAACGCCATGCCGAACGCAGCCTGGCGCTGATGCACCAGGCCCAGGCCGACTGGGAGAACACCGCGACTGAAGTCTGGATCGAGCGCTACGCCCGTAGCCTCGAAGACCTGCGCGCGGCGCTGGACTGGACGCTGAATGACGAAGGCTCGCGCCCTCTCGGCGTTCGACTGACGGCGACCTCGGCGCCGTTGTGGCAAGAGTTGTCTCTGCTAAAGGAATACGGCGTTCACGTGCGGCGGGCACTCGCATTGCTGGCGTCATCCGACGAGCCCTGCCCGCGACTGGAAATCGCCTTGAAACTGGCCCTCGGCAGCGCCTGCTATCACACCTGGGGCGGCACACCGGAAACCATCGAAGCCTTCGTCAGCGCCCGTCTGCTGGCGCAACGGCACGACGACATGGCCGGGCAATTGCGCGCCATATCGGGGCACATGGCGGTCAATCTCAGTTGCGGGCATTACCAGATGGCGCTGGAGCAGAGCGAGCAATTCGAAAGCCTCGGCGTGCACGGCGATGCGCAGTTGTCCTTGAGTACCCACCGCTTGCGGGTGCTCGCGCTGCATTACGCCGGCGATCAGCATCAGGCGCGGATCCACGCCGAACAGGTGATCCAGCGCATGGCCCACAGCGGCCACCTCAACCGCTTCACGCACGGTTTCGGCGTGCAATACGATCAGAGCGTCGCCTCGCTGACCGTCCTCGCCCGGGTGCTGTGGCTGCAAGGTTTTCCCGAGCAGGCCTGGCGCACGGCGCGGCAGGCGCTGGACATCGCGGTGCAGATCAACCACGGCACCTCGATCTGCTACACCCTGGCACTCGCCTCGTGCCTGATCGCCCATTACAACGGCGACGTACAGAACGCTCGCGCGCTGCTGCAACTGCTGCTCGAACAGGCGCAGAAGCATTCGGTGCTGCTGTTCTACACCTGGGCGCGGCACTACGCGCAGGTGATCGACGCCGACAAGGCCCCCGCCACCCCGCCCGCCGATAGCGGTCTGGTCAGGGAGATCATGGTCACGCTGGATCCGGTTTTCGTTGATGATGCCTTGCTCGAACGAGCACAAAGCGGAGCGGCCGGCTGGAGCACTGCGGAGATTTTGCGGGCCCGCGCCGAGCGATTGCTGGCGGCTGAATCGCCCTGCCATCACACGGTCGAAAGCGCCTTGCAGCAATCCCTTGAAATTGCCCGGGCACAAGGCGCACTGGCCTGGGAACTGCGCAGCGCAACGTCGCTGGCTCGGTTGTGGCAGCGCCAGTCGCGTTTTCGTGAAGCACTCCAATTGCTGACACCGATCTACCAGCGCTTCACCGAAGGCTATGCCACCCCCGATTTGCGCAAAGTGCGTTTACTGCTCGACGAATTGGGCGGTCAGCCGGCTGCGTGA
- a CDS encoding flavodoxin family protein has translation MSKVVVVYHSGYGHTRVIAQAVAQGVERHVGSTCLLLAVEDVETRWDDLHRADAIIFGAPTYMGSASAAFKQFMEATASFYLARPWRDKLAAGFTNSGSLCGDKLNTLLQMAVFAAQHSMIWVGLDLLPARACEGVFDGQLNRLGSSLGAMSQSSVEQPPEQAPPPEDQLTAAHLGERVARLAQRMARE, from the coding sequence ATGAGCAAAGTAGTGGTGGTCTATCACAGTGGCTACGGGCACACCCGCGTCATTGCGCAGGCAGTGGCCCAGGGGGTGGAGCGCCACGTGGGCAGCACCTGCCTGTTGCTGGCGGTGGAAGACGTCGAAACCCGCTGGGATGACCTGCACCGCGCCGACGCCATCATCTTCGGCGCGCCGACTTACATGGGCAGCGCCTCGGCCGCGTTCAAGCAATTCATGGAGGCCACGGCGTCGTTCTATCTCGCCCGGCCATGGCGCGACAAACTCGCGGCAGGCTTCACCAATTCCGGCAGCCTGTGCGGTGACAAACTCAATACCCTGCTGCAAATGGCGGTGTTCGCCGCCCAGCATTCAATGATCTGGGTCGGGCTCGATCTGCTGCCGGCGCGTGCGTGCGAAGGGGTGTTCGACGGCCAGTTGAATCGCCTCGGCAGCTCCCTCGGGGCGATGTCCCAGTCCTCGGTCGAGCAACCGCCTGAACAAGCCCCTCCGCCGGAAGACCAGTTGACCGCCGCACACCTGGGCGAGCGGGTGGCACGCCTGGCTCAGCGGATGGCTCGGGAGTGA
- a CDS encoding helix-turn-helix domain-containing protein, whose translation MAHSQQTVALAPAIEPRRTGTGGLSPQRERLVKQLILERLGDSLEVTELASACSLSRSHFSRAFKCSTGYSPQDWIRTQRIARAKLLIQHTNHSLTQISLECGFCDQAHFCHIFTRSEGINPFAWRCQVMKNR comes from the coding sequence ATGGCTCATTCACAACAAACCGTCGCCCTCGCTCCTGCCATCGAACCACGCAGAACCGGTACGGGCGGCCTCAGCCCGCAGCGGGAGCGGCTGGTGAAACAACTGATACTCGAACGCCTGGGCGACAGCCTCGAAGTCACCGAACTGGCCAGCGCCTGCTCACTCTCACGCAGTCATTTTTCCCGGGCGTTCAAGTGCAGCACCGGGTACTCGCCGCAAGACTGGATCCGTACCCAGCGCATAGCCAGGGCCAAGTTGTTGATCCAGCACACCAACCACAGCCTTACACAGATCAGCCTGGAATGCGGATTCTGCGATCAGGCGCACTTCTGCCACATCTTCACCCGCAGCGAAGGAATCAATCCGTTTGCGTGGCGGTGTCAGGTCATGAAAAACCGCTGA
- a CDS encoding MBL fold metallo-hydrolase, protein MKGLFSAVTGLALAGVMSSAMAQAPQIGTQAPGYFRLALGDYEVTALFDGYNDLSPKLLQGLSQSQIRALLARRSIETPGVQTAFNAFLVNTGKQLILVDTGAGQCIGATAGQLSANMQAAGYRPEQVDAILLTHLHLDHVCGLVDGQQQPIFANATVYAAKAEADYWLDPQAMAKAPAGAREFFKIAQDSTAPYVAAGRFKTFAEGQSPLPGVVEATLEAGHTPGSTTYRFTSQNQSIVFMGDLVHNLAVQFDHPEVSISFDVNNQQAIKSRHAVFSAAAASKTWVTAAHLPFPGIGHITAVDKHFQWVPVEYGPYKRAAKVPLIE, encoded by the coding sequence ATGAAAGGATTGTTCAGCGCCGTGACTGGCCTGGCGCTTGCCGGTGTGATGAGCAGTGCCATGGCGCAAGCGCCACAGATCGGTACTCAGGCACCTGGTTATTTCCGTCTGGCACTGGGCGATTACGAAGTCACCGCGTTATTCGACGGCTACAACGATCTGTCGCCGAAACTGTTGCAGGGCCTGAGCCAGAGTCAGATCCGTGCATTGCTGGCCCGTCGCTCGATTGAAACGCCGGGTGTGCAGACCGCGTTCAATGCGTTTCTGGTCAATACCGGCAAGCAACTGATTCTGGTCGATACCGGCGCGGGCCAGTGCATCGGCGCCACCGCCGGCCAGCTCTCGGCAAACATGCAGGCCGCCGGATACAGGCCTGAACAGGTCGATGCGATTCTGCTGACCCATCTGCACCTGGATCACGTTTGTGGATTGGTCGACGGCCAGCAACAGCCGATCTTCGCCAACGCTACGGTCTACGCCGCCAAGGCTGAAGCCGATTACTGGCTTGATCCGCAGGCAATGGCCAAGGCGCCGGCCGGTGCCCGGGAGTTTTTCAAGATCGCCCAGGACTCCACTGCGCCTTACGTGGCGGCCGGGCGCTTCAAGACGTTCGCAGAGGGCCAGTCGCCTTTGCCGGGTGTGGTCGAAGCCACACTGGAAGCCGGGCACACGCCGGGCAGCACCACCTACCGCTTCACTTCGCAGAACCAGAGCATCGTGTTCATGGGCGATCTGGTGCATAACCTGGCGGTGCAGTTCGATCATCCCGAAGTGTCGATCAGTTTTGACGTCAACAATCAGCAAGCGATCAAAAGCCGTCATGCAGTGTTCAGCGCAGCGGCCGCCAGCAAAACCTGGGTGACGGCCGCGCATTTGCCGTTTCCGGGTATCGGCCACATCACGGCGGTCGACAAGCACTTCCAGTGGGTACCGGTTGAATACGGCCCCTACAAACGCGCGGCCAAAGTACCGCTGATCGAGTAA
- a CDS encoding LysR family transcriptional regulator yields the protein MNRNDLRRVDMNLLVIFEALMFEKNLTRVAEKLFMGQPAVSAALGRLRDLFDDPLLLRNGRGMEPTARALAILRELQPAMDVISGAVSRAKEFDPATSCDVFRIGLSDDAEFGLFPPLLRQLQEEAPGIVVVVRRANYLLMPTLLASGEISVGVSYTTDLPANAKRKKLRDIPCKVLRGDNRPGPLTLDEYCERPHAMVSFSGDLSGNIDVDLAKVGRSRRVVLGVPQFSGLRALLAGTEMIATVPDYAACALVEGCALRAEDPPFPIDAAQLSMAWSGVHDNDPAEKWLRSRISQFMSVSLDIPAV from the coding sequence ATGAACCGTAATGATCTGCGCCGCGTCGACATGAACCTGCTGGTGATTTTCGAAGCACTGATGTTCGAAAAAAACCTGACCCGCGTTGCTGAAAAACTGTTCATGGGCCAGCCGGCGGTAAGCGCGGCGCTGGGCCGTTTGCGCGATCTGTTCGACGATCCACTGTTGCTGCGCAACGGTCGCGGCATGGAGCCGACGGCGCGGGCGCTGGCGATTCTTCGGGAGCTCCAACCGGCGATGGACGTGATTTCCGGCGCGGTCAGTCGGGCCAAGGAGTTCGATCCGGCCACCAGCTGCGACGTGTTCCGCATCGGCCTGTCGGATGACGCCGAATTCGGTCTGTTCCCGCCATTGCTGCGCCAGTTGCAGGAAGAGGCGCCGGGGATCGTGGTCGTGGTGCGCCGTGCCAACTATCTGCTGATGCCGACGTTGCTGGCCTCCGGGGAAATCTCCGTCGGCGTGAGTTACACCACCGATCTGCCGGCAAACGCCAAGCGCAAGAAACTGCGTGACATTCCGTGCAAGGTGCTGCGCGGCGACAACCGCCCGGGCCCGCTGACTCTGGATGAATACTGCGAGCGGCCTCATGCGATGGTGTCTTTCTCCGGCGACCTGAGCGGCAACATCGACGTGGACCTGGCCAAGGTCGGTCGCAGCCGTCGTGTGGTGCTCGGCGTGCCGCAATTCAGCGGTTTGCGCGCGCTGCTGGCCGGCACCGAGATGATCGCGACCGTGCCGGATTACGCGGCGTGTGCGTTGGTTGAGGGGTGTGCGTTGCGGGCTGAAGATCCACCGTTTCCGATTGATGCGGCGCAACTGTCGATGGCGTGGAGCGGGGTGCATGACAACGATCCGGCGGAGAAATGGCTGCGTTCGCGGATCAGTCAGTTCATGTCGGTGTCGCTGGATATTCCGGCGGTTTAG